A stretch of the Acidimicrobiales bacterium genome encodes the following:
- a CDS encoding pyridoxamine 5'-phosphate oxidase family protein: MALRDTHSGLEVIERDECLRLLASRQVGRLGVVDGRRPLIFPVNYVVAGEEIVFRTDPGTKLTAALRANVALQIDEVNEEERTGWSVLVSGRAEEIDSFRNEAVRALLDLPVRPWSAGSKAHWVRIVTESVTGRRL; this comes from the coding sequence ATGGCTCTTCGCGACACGCACTCCGGCCTCGAGGTCATCGAGCGGGACGAGTGCCTGCGGCTGCTGGCGTCTCGCCAGGTCGGCAGGCTCGGCGTGGTTGACGGTCGCCGGCCGTTGATCTTCCCCGTCAACTACGTCGTGGCCGGTGAGGAGATCGTCTTCCGGACCGATCCGGGCACGAAGCTGACGGCGGCGCTGCGCGCCAACGTGGCGCTCCAGATCGACGAGGTGAACGAGGAGGAGCGGACCGGTTGGAGCGTCCTCGTGTCGGGCCGCGCGGAGGAGATCGACTCCTTCCGGAACGAGGCGGTGCGGGCGCTGCTCGACCTGCCCGTGCGTCCCTGGTCTGCCGGGTCGAAGGCGCACTGGGTCCGCATCGTGACGGAGTCGGTCACGGGTCGGCGGCTCTGA
- a CDS encoding nitroreductase family protein codes for MEHAEVVRRRRMVRAFDGRPVPAPALERVLAAARRAPSAGNTQGLDLVVLEGHGPVARYWETTMPDPGRRAAFTWQGLVHAPVLVVPYVRPSAWAERYAEDDKAPSGLGHESAWSVPYWWVDGGMAVQLLLLAAVDEGLGACLFGQFDHEPAVRALLGVPDDRRALGTIALGHPAPDEVGRSAGRPRRPLDEVVHRGGW; via the coding sequence GTGGAGCACGCTGAGGTGGTCCGGCGACGCCGGATGGTGCGTGCGTTCGACGGCCGGCCGGTGCCGGCGCCGGCGCTGGAGCGAGTGCTCGCTGCTGCCCGCCGCGCACCCTCGGCGGGAAACACCCAGGGGCTCGACCTGGTGGTGCTCGAAGGTCACGGGCCGGTCGCCCGCTACTGGGAGACGACCATGCCCGATCCCGGCAGGCGGGCGGCGTTCACGTGGCAGGGCCTCGTGCACGCGCCCGTGCTGGTCGTCCCGTACGTCCGGCCGTCGGCGTGGGCCGAGCGCTACGCCGAGGACGACAAGGCGCCCTCGGGCCTCGGCCACGAGTCGGCATGGAGCGTGCCCTATTGGTGGGTCGACGGCGGGATGGCGGTGCAGCTGCTGCTCCTCGCCGCCGTCGATGAGGGCCTCGGGGCTTGCCTGTTCGGCCAGTTCGACCACGAACCGGCCGTGCGTGCCCTGCTCGGTGTGCCTGACGACCGTCGCGCCCTCGGGACCATCGCCCTCGGCCACCCCGCACCCGACGAGGTGGGGCGCTCGGCGGGGCGGCCCCGCCGCCCGCTCGACGAGGTGGTCCACCGCGGCGGCTGGTGA
- a CDS encoding ABC transporter ATP-binding protein, producing MATSPQLGAGIVTLARLLPAISRPITASLVVTGIASAALAALATVVGGQVVGALPAAVEGGAASPAGRHFTILLGALGLVLLFAYVAGQLLGVLGGMVARRVDGTLRTRVLRACLRPAGLDHLHDTEVQSALALARDLSPAGMSPGAAASGLTPAVSVRLTSLLEAGVLVALGLWWVALPLVGARLVLEVGLMRLFFENLRGVTTAGLDFRRITWFRDLASTAPAAKEVRVFGWGRWIADRNRRAFDATMAPTWAARRRNGSRILGVSGTVGIAQLGGLTAVAIAALSGGLDLGAFVVAVGAVHGVLSIQASDAEISIAYGAAAVPAVLRLEQVTAEERFATPGTAPADGMPASEIRFEGVRFAYPGGEAVLDGLDLTIPAGQRLAVVGLNGAGKTTLIKLLCRLHEPDEGRITVDGVDLAELDPGAWRAQVGVLFQDFLRYQLPARDNVAFGAVDLRVGEAELDALAARVGATEVLARLDDGWDTPLSSTLTGGTDLSGGQWQRIALARAMLAVDAGARVLVLDEPTANLDVRAEADLYERFLELTAQGRDGAPLTSVVISHRFSTVRRADRIVVLDGGRVVEDGPHDELVALGGRYAQLFALQAARFADEDAPDVSDDELPEPAGA from the coding sequence ATGGCCACCTCCCCGCAGCTGGGCGCGGGCATCGTCACCCTGGCGCGGCTCCTGCCCGCCATCAGCCGGCCGATCACGGCGTCGCTCGTCGTGACCGGCATCGCGTCGGCTGCCCTCGCCGCCCTCGCCACCGTCGTGGGCGGTCAGGTCGTCGGAGCGCTGCCGGCGGCGGTCGAGGGCGGCGCAGCCTCGCCGGCCGGGCGGCACTTCACCATCCTGCTCGGCGCCCTGGGTCTCGTCCTCCTCTTCGCCTACGTCGCCGGCCAGCTGCTGGGCGTGCTCGGTGGCATGGTCGCCCGCCGCGTCGACGGGACCCTCCGGACACGGGTGCTCCGGGCATGCCTCCGCCCGGCCGGCCTCGACCACCTCCACGACACCGAGGTCCAGAGCGCCCTCGCCCTGGCCCGCGATCTCTCCCCCGCGGGCATGTCACCCGGTGCCGCGGCCTCCGGCCTCACCCCGGCAGTGAGCGTCCGGCTCACCTCCCTCCTCGAGGCAGGGGTCCTGGTCGCGCTGGGGCTGTGGTGGGTGGCCCTTCCCTTGGTCGGCGCCCGGCTCGTCCTCGAGGTCGGCCTCATGCGGCTGTTCTTCGAGAACCTGCGCGGGGTGACCACCGCCGGGCTCGACTTCCGCCGCATCACCTGGTTCCGCGACCTCGCCTCCACGGCGCCTGCCGCCAAGGAGGTCCGGGTGTTCGGCTGGGGGCGCTGGATCGCCGACCGCAACCGCCGGGCCTTCGACGCCACCATGGCGCCGACCTGGGCAGCCCGGCGGCGCAACGGGAGCCGGATCCTCGGCGTCTCGGGCACCGTGGGGATCGCACAGCTCGGGGGGCTCACCGCCGTCGCCATCGCCGCCCTCAGCGGTGGCCTCGATCTCGGTGCCTTCGTGGTGGCCGTGGGCGCCGTGCACGGCGTCCTCAGCATCCAGGCCAGCGACGCCGAGATCTCGATCGCCTACGGGGCGGCCGCGGTGCCGGCGGTGCTGCGGCTCGAGCAGGTCACCGCCGAGGAGCGCTTCGCCACACCCGGCACGGCGCCGGCCGACGGGATGCCGGCGAGCGAGATCCGCTTCGAAGGCGTCCGCTTCGCCTACCCCGGCGGCGAGGCGGTCCTCGACGGTCTCGACCTCACCATCCCCGCCGGCCAGCGCCTGGCCGTTGTCGGGCTCAACGGCGCCGGCAAGACGACCCTGATCAAGCTGCTGTGCCGGCTGCACGAGCCCGACGAAGGTCGCATCACGGTCGACGGGGTCGACCTCGCCGAGCTCGACCCTGGGGCCTGGCGCGCCCAGGTGGGCGTGCTCTTCCAGGACTTCCTCCGCTACCAGCTGCCGGCGCGCGACAACGTCGCGTTCGGCGCGGTCGACCTCCGGGTGGGCGAGGCCGAGCTCGACGCCCTCGCCGCCCGGGTGGGGGCCACCGAGGTCCTGGCCCGCCTCGACGACGGGTGGGACACACCGCTGTCGAGCACCCTCACCGGCGGCACCGACCTCTCCGGTGGGCAATGGCAGCGCATCGCCCTTGCCCGGGCCATGCTGGCCGTCGACGCCGGCGCGCGGGTCCTGGTGCTCGACGAGCCGACCGCCAACCTCGACGTACGGGCCGAAGCCGACCTGTACGAGCGCTTCCTGGAGCTCACGGCCCAGGGTCGCGACGGCGCACCGCTGACGTCGGTGGTGATCTCGCACCGCTTCTCGACCGTGCGGCGGGCCGACCGCATCGTCGTGCTCGACGGCGGTCGGGTCGTCGAGGACGGGCCCCACGACGAGCTCGTCGCCCTCGGCGGCCGGTACGCCCAGCTCTTCGCCCTCCAGGCCGCCCGCTTCGCCGACGAGGACGCTCCGGACGTTTCGGACGACGAGCTGCCGGAGCCCGCCGGTGCCTGA
- a CDS encoding ABC transporter ATP-binding protein translates to MPDTATADQRGGARTAARSMWLLASMAFRADPLRAALVIVPVSAATTGISAVVGRALVDAVTAADRTSALTWIAAGALAAFVHISLLLGRFALDMRLRERLSLEVDQRIIDACARIPTIDHFERPDHADRIELLRTERQGLMNGVPALAYAITAVAELAITVGLLMWVHPGTVAAVALGVPAVWLAARSQHAVEAVHEATAEDERRALHLYDLATGDAGAKELRVFGLAGELEQRYRHLWRSVERRRTRAAAIAAVQRAGGFALFIVGFLVAVGLVARNAVAGEATPGDLYLAILLTTRLTGQLQQAAGMAIWLASVLRGAGRLLWLVDLADAAEAAAPGDRPVPDQLSDGIRLDGISFAYGDDAPALDGVDLHLPAGAVVAVVGDNGAGKTTLVKLLCGLYRPTGGRILVDGADLARVPPQQWLERVSAGFQDHARLELVAHEVVGVGDLDRLGDLEAAGAALDRAAGSDVLQSLADGFETPLGATLDGTDLSGGQWQKLALGRAMMRQRPLLLVLDEPTSALDAETEHMLFERYAEAASGAARNTGAITVLISHRFSTVRMADLIVVLGSGRVQEVGRHADLLAAGGTYAELYELQAAAYR, encoded by the coding sequence GTGCCTGACACCGCCACCGCCGACCAGCGTGGCGGCGCCCGAACGGCCGCACGGAGCATGTGGCTGCTCGCCAGCATGGCGTTCCGCGCCGACCCGCTGCGCGCCGCTCTCGTCATCGTCCCGGTGTCCGCAGCCACCACGGGGATCTCCGCTGTCGTCGGCCGGGCGCTCGTCGACGCCGTCACCGCCGCCGACCGCACCAGCGCCCTCACCTGGATCGCGGCCGGAGCCCTCGCCGCCTTCGTCCACATCAGCCTGCTCCTGGGCCGCTTCGCCCTCGACATGCGGCTGCGGGAGCGCCTCTCGCTCGAGGTCGACCAGCGCATCATCGACGCCTGCGCCCGCATCCCGACCATCGACCACTTCGAGCGGCCCGACCACGCCGATCGCATCGAGCTGCTCCGCACCGAGCGACAGGGACTCATGAACGGGGTGCCCGCCCTCGCCTACGCGATCACCGCCGTCGCCGAGCTGGCGATCACCGTCGGCCTCCTCATGTGGGTCCACCCGGGCACCGTGGCGGCGGTGGCCCTCGGGGTGCCGGCGGTGTGGCTCGCCGCTCGGAGCCAGCACGCGGTCGAGGCGGTCCACGAGGCCACCGCCGAGGACGAACGGCGCGCCCTGCACCTCTACGACCTCGCCACCGGCGACGCCGGGGCCAAGGAGCTGCGCGTCTTCGGCCTCGCCGGCGAGCTCGAGCAGCGGTACCGCCACCTCTGGCGGTCGGTCGAGCGACGCCGGACGCGGGCCGCCGCGATCGCCGCCGTCCAGCGGGCCGGCGGCTTCGCCCTCTTCATCGTCGGCTTCCTCGTGGCTGTCGGGCTCGTCGCACGCAACGCGGTCGCCGGCGAGGCCACCCCTGGCGACCTCTACCTGGCGATCCTCCTCACCACCCGCCTGACCGGCCAGCTGCAACAGGCGGCGGGGATGGCGATCTGGCTCGCCAGCGTGCTCCGGGGCGCCGGGCGCCTCCTCTGGCTGGTCGACCTCGCCGACGCCGCGGAGGCCGCGGCACCCGGTGACCGCCCGGTGCCCGACCAGCTGTCCGACGGGATACGCCTCGATGGGATCTCCTTCGCCTACGGCGACGACGCGCCGGCACTCGACGGGGTCGACCTCCACCTCCCCGCCGGCGCGGTCGTCGCCGTCGTGGGCGACAACGGCGCCGGGAAGACGACGCTCGTGAAGCTCCTGTGCGGGCTGTACCGGCCCACCGGGGGGCGGATCCTCGTCGACGGCGCCGACCTGGCCCGGGTGCCCCCCCAGCAGTGGCTCGAGCGGGTCTCCGCCGGCTTCCAGGACCACGCCCGCCTCGAGCTCGTCGCCCACGAGGTGGTCGGCGTCGGCGACCTCGACCGGCTCGGCGACCTCGAGGCCGCCGGGGCGGCCCTCGACCGCGCCGCCGGCAGCGACGTGCTCCAGTCGCTCGCCGACGGCTTCGAGACACCGCTGGGCGCCACGCTCGACGGCACCGACCTCTCCGGGGGCCAGTGGCAGAAGCTCGCCCTCGGTCGGGCCATGATGCGCCAGCGGCCGCTCCTGCTGGTGCTCGACGAACCGACGAGCGCCCTCGACGCCGAGACCGAGCACATGCTCTTCGAGCGCTACGCCGAGGCCGCCTCGGGGGCTGCCCGCAACACGGGGGCCATCACCGTGCTGATCTCGCACCGATTCTCGACCGTGCGCATGGCCGACCTCATCGTGGTGCTGGGGTCGGGACGGGTGCAGGAGGTCGGCCGCCACGCCGACCTGCTCGCCGCCGGCGGCACCTACGCCGAGCTGTACGAGCTCCAGGCCGCGGCCTACCGCTGA